CGGTCGAGGTGCCGGTGGAGACCGCGCCGGCGCTGAGCACGATGCACGGCTGCGGGCTGAGTTCGATCGCCGCGCTCAGTCCGGCCAGCCCGGCGCCGATGATGACCGGGCAGCCGGCCTCGATGTCGCGGCTCATTTCGCCGCTCCGATCGCCAGCATCCGCTCCACCGAGCGGCGGGCGGCCTCGGCGACGTCCGCGGGGACGGTCACCTCATTGGTCATGGTCTCCAATGCGTGCCGGATCGAGCCCAGCGTGTTCCGCTTCATGTGCGGACACAGGTTGCACGGTCGGACGAAGTCGACCTCGGGGTAGAGCTGGGCCACGTTGTCACTCATCGAGCACTCGGTGATCAGCGCCACCTGCGTGGGCGCCTTGGCGTCCACGTAGTCGACCATCTGCGCGGTGGAGCCGGCGTAGTCGGCGGCGTCCACCACCTCGGGCGGACACTCCGGGTGCGCCAGCACGGTGACGCCGGGGTAGTCGGTGCGGATCTGAGCGATGTCCAGCGGAGTGAACCGCTCGTGGACCTCGCAGGCGCCCGGATGGGTGATCACCTCGACCCCGGTCTGCCGGGCCACGTTCGCGGCCAGGAAGCGGTCGGGGATCATGATCACCTTCGGCACGCCCAGGCTCTCGATAACCTTCACGGCGTTGCCCGAGGTGCAGCAGATGTCGGACTCGGCCTTCACCGCGGCAGAGGTGTTCACGTAGGTGACCACCGGGACGCCCGGATGGGCCGCCCGCAGCGCCCGGACATCGGCCGGGGTGATCGACTCGGCCAGCGAACAGCCCGAGCGCAGGTCGGGGATCAGTACGGTCTTGGACGGGTTCAGCAGCTTGGCGGTCTCGGCCATGAAGTGCACTCCGGCAAGCACGATCACGTCCGCGTCCACGTCCACGGCCTTGCGGGCAAGGGCGAGCGAGTCGCCCACGATGTCGGCCACGCCGTGGAAGATCTCCGGACGCATGTAGTTATGCGCCAGGATCACGGCGTTGCGTTCGGCCTTCAGCCGAAGGATCGCCTCCACGTCGTCGCCCATGGTCGTCCACTCGGCAAGTGGCACCACGTGACTGACGCGGGGATAGAGGTCGGCAGCGATGCTGGTCATGGGATCCTTCCGTCCGGCAGCCTTATGCTACATCTGAGCAAAAGACCCGGCCCGGTTTATTCCAGCACGTGGAAAGTCAGCGGCCCCGGCTGATCGGGAGCTTGGTTCCGGCGACCTGCCGCTCGGCCAGCACCTGGCGGCGGAACCGGTAGAGCCGGGCCGGACGTCCGCCGGTCTCGGCCAGCTGTCCGCCGGTCTCCTCGACCAGGGCCTGCTGCTCGATCATCCGCCGGAAGTTCTGGGTGTGGATCTCATGGCCGGAAAGGGCCTCCACGCACTCCTGCAACTGGCGCAAGGTGAAGTCTTGGCGCATCAGTTCGAACACCACCGGGCGGTAGCCGATCTTGGCCCGTAGCCGAGCCATCCCGGTGGCCAGCACCCGGCGATGGTCGCCGGCCATCCGGTCGCCGGGGGCCAGCCTGGTTGGGTCGGCGATGGGCGACTCGGGCACCAGGCCGGCCTCGTAGAGCAGTTCGTAGCGGTTCAGGATGAGCTCGGGACGCCACGGGTGCGGGTCCAGGCCGAAGCCGATGCTGATCCGCTGGTGGCGTTGCCGGCGCAGTTCCGGCTCCTCGTCAGCCCAGGCCAGCAGGGTCGGCACCATCGGATCGACATGGGTGGACGGCATCCCGCGCCGGTCCTCCCAGCCGAACAGCTGATACCAACTGGTCCAGCCACCAATGCCGGGCTGTCCGGCCGTGGTCAGGCCCAGGTAGGAGACCGAGATCGGACGTCCGCCGCGCTCGTCGCGGTCCAGGTCGGCGAAGGTGTACAGCTGCTCGAGGAAGCCCAGGCTCAGCCCGGTCAGCTCCTCCACCCAGGCCCGGGTGGCAGCTTGCAGCGAGCGATGGCTGGGCAGCAGCGGACCGGCCGGCAGCCGGGGCGGATCACCGAGGGTGAGCACCGTGGGGGAGCCGTTGCGCATGGCCACGACAACGGCGAGCAACTCCGCGCTCACCGGGTATCCGCTCATGGGCGACCTCCTCCGCGGTCAGAATAGCGGCGCACTCGTTCGCGGGGCTGGCAGGCGTTGTTAGGCTCGACGCATGAACCGGGTCTGGCGTTCCCTGCTGGTGTTGTTGCTGTCGTTCGGCTGGTTGGCGGCGGTGCCGACGGCCGCGCACGCCGACGATTCCGACGATCGGGTCACCGACTACAAGGTGGTGGCCACCTTCGATGCGTCCGGCACGGCCGCAGTGCAGCTGGACCTGAGCGTGGACTTCGGTGACACCGAGGGTCACGGACCGTATCTGGTGTTCCCGCTGCGTCAGGAGATCGCGGGCGACCTGGACCATTGGCGAATGATCGACGTCCAGGTGGGCCAGGTGACCAGCCCCAGCGGTGCGGACGCGACGCTGGAGAGCGAAGAGTCCGACGGCAACCTGGTGATCCGGGTGGGGAGCGAGGGCCGGACCTTCACCGGCATCCAGACCTACCAGGTGAACTACACGGTCAAGGGCCTGATCGCCGCCCGCCAGGCCACGTCCGGCGTGGACGAGGTGAACTGGAACGCGCTGGGCGATGGCTGGAAGATCCCCGTCGATCGGGCCGAGGTGACCGTGGTCGGCCCGGTGGACGTCACCCGAACCGGCTGCTTCTCCGGCAGCCTGTACGACACCCCGTGCCAGAGTGCCCACAACGGGACCGCCGCAACCTTCTCTGCGGAGAACCTCGGCGATGGCTCCGGCATGCAGGTGGTGGCCGGCTTCCCGGCCGGCACGTTCACCGACGTAGCGCCGCGCTACACCAAGCGCTACACCGTCCAGAACATGTTCCCGGCCAACCCGTACACCATCTCGGTGACCGCGCTGCTGAGCGTGCTGGGCCTGGGCCTGCTGATCAAGCGGACCCGTCGTCGTGATGAGGTCTTCGTGGGGCTGACCCCGGGAGTGGTCCCGGCTCCGGGCCAGCAGGCGACGGTCGGCGCTGCCGACGGCGATGCGCCGGTGGCAGTGGCCTTCACTCCGCCCAAGGAGGTGCGTCCCGGTGAAGCGGGGACGCTGCTGGACAACGTGGCCGACGACCGCGACGTGACCGCCACGATCGTCGACCTGGCCGTCCGCAATCAGATCCAGATCACCCAGACCGCTCCCGAGGAGTGGACCTTCATCCGCCGCTTCAACGCCGAGGATCAGCTCGCCGACTACGAAGAGGAGCTGCTGGAGCGGTTGTTCGCCGGCAGCAACCGGGTGACCACCGAGGATCTCCGCAATGAGAGCTATGCCGGGATGCTCACCGAGGTGCGCGGCAACCTGTACCGGCGGGTCGTCGATCTGCAGTGGTACCAGGCCAACCCGTCTCACGTGCGCGCTGCCGCCATTGGTGGCGGGATCGCACTGATCGTGGTGGGTGCCGGCCTCGGCTTCCTTGCCGGCTTCCTTGGCTGGGGCCTGATCGGCCTGGCCGGGGTGATCGTCGGCGTGGGCGTCCTGGCCCGCAGCAACCACTTCGGCCGTCGCACCGCGACCGGCTCGGCGGTGCTGGCTCAGACCAAGGGCTTCGAGCTCTACCTGACCACCGCCGAGGCCGACCAGATCAAGTTCGAGGAGGGCATCGACGTGTTCTCCCGCTACCTGCCCTACGCGATCGTGTTCGGGGTGGCCGAGCGCTGGACGAAGATCTTCCAGGAGCTGGCCGACCAGGGTCGCTACACCTTCAACCCGTACTGGTACGCCGGGTACGGCTTCGCGCCCCGGCTGGACCAGTTGGGCTCTTCGCTGAACTCCCTGGGCTCGACGATGTCCAGTTCGCTGCAGGCGGCCACAGCAGCCACCAGCGGTGGCTCCGGCTTCTCCGGCGGTGGCGGCTTCGGTGGAGGTGGCGGCGGCACCTGGTGAGGCGGGACGTCCACCTCGGCGTCCAGGCAGCGCGCGATTTAGGCGGGTGTGACTAGGCTGTGCCCGGCCGTACCCGACCAGACAGGACGACATGACCCTGCTGCCATTGTCCGTACCCGGCGTTCGGTTGTTCGAACCGAACATCGGGTTGGGAATCCTGATCGTCGCGATCGCATCTTTCGCCTTCGCCTCCGGGGCCACCGTCCAGCACCTCGCGGTCGGCCGGACGGTCACCGCAGGTGCCGAGAACCGGTCGATGGGGCTGCGGCAACTCCTCAGCCTCCTGGTGAACCCGCGCTGGCTGCTCGGACTGGGGATCGTCGCCCTCGGGGCCACCATGCACATCGTGGCGTTGATGATGGCTCCGGTGACCGTGGTGCAGCCGGTCGGCATTCTCGCGGTGCCCTGGTCGGTTCTGCTGGCCGCCAAGATCCACGGCTTCAAGCCCACTCGTCAGATCTGGATCGCCGTGGCGTTGACCATCGTGGGCATCGTGGCGTTCACCGTGATCTCGGCCAGCTTCGCCGCTCCCGTGGTGGCTCTGCCGCCGACGATGATCATCGTGTTCTGTGTGGCGGTCTACCTGATCGGGGCGACGCTGGGGCTGATCGGCGGCTTCGGTCCGGCCCGGCTGCGCTGCCTGGCCTGGGCCACCGGCGGCTCGTTCTTCTACGGACTGTCCTCGGCGCTGGTGAAGACGACCTCAGAGCTGCTCGCCGCCGGCGACTACCTGCACAGTCCGCTGTTCTGGGTGGTGGTCAGCTTCCTGCTCTGCAGCTACGCGACCGGCGGCTGGATGGTCCAGCAGGGCTACGCCAACGGTCCGGCCGAGATCGTGGTGGGTTCGATGACGACGACTGACCCGATCGTGGGGGTCACCTTCGGCATGGTGGTGCTCGGTGAGGGGGCGCTGCTCACCGTGGCGCCATCGCTGGGCATGCTGATCTCGGGGGCGGTGGCGATCTCCGGGGTGGTGCTGCTCTCCCGGTTCCATCCCGAGTCGCACAAGTATCTGGCTGCGGCTCCGGCGGCGTCCGAACCGTCGTCGGTGGCCGCCGTGGACGAGCCGGTCTAGCCCGAGATCGGCAAGGCGGACAGCTGGTCGCGGATTCCCGTCACCATGGCCAGCGTCGTATCGCCGCGGTCGGCGGCGAACCGCACCCAGCCGCGCACTTCCTGGCCTGCGAGGATCGGCTCGAAGGTCAGCGCCGGGGTCTGTGCGGACACCTGCGCCGGAGTGCGGACCTTGCCGGTGGTGTCGATCACGTTCAGTGAGTAGTCGAGGATGCCGGTGGTCACCTTGATCCGGACCAACACCTCGAGTCCGCTGGCATCCCAGTGGTGCTCAACCACTTCCCAGCTGCCCGCCGGATCCCCGCCCGGCGCAATGAAAGGCTGCCCCGGTTCAGGAGTGGCGCTGCGTCCGGGTTCGCTGCTCTGGCCGGCCGACGTCGTCGGTGAGGGGCTGGCCGACGGCGGGGTGTTGGGCCGCCAGATGGTGGTGTAGACGATCAGAGCGGCCACCAGGACGACCGCCACCCCGGCCAGGATCGGCCACGGCGAGCGGGCCGGCGCGAACTGCTCGACCTGCACCTTCGGCAACCCGCCGGAGTGGGGACCGGGTGGAGGCGGCGCCGCCTGAGGGCCGCGGTTGGCATAGGAGGCATCATCGCTGGAGCCCAGCGGGGCCGGGGTCCAGTCGGGCGCGGGCCGCCCGCTCTGCGGCTCGGGTGCAGTCGGCGGCACTGACGGGTTGGACATCGCGCCCAGGCTACCCGGTTCAGCCCATGGCTCGGATGTGGATGCGACCGGGTTCGGAGGCACGTCTTGTGGATCAGTGAACCTGACTCAGCCCGGAGGCCGACGATGACCGGGCATGAGCATCCCGCAGCAGCAGCCCCGGCTATCGGTGCGCAACTTGGACGACCTGGTCGGCGTCGTCCCGTACTTGATCGGCTTCCACCCGCAGGAGTCCCTGGTCGTGATGATCCTCAACGGCGGACGAGTGGAACTCACCGCACGGGTGGATCTGGCGCCGATCTCGGAGCCGTCCGCGCTGGCCGAGTTCTGGTCGAGACTCGATCTGCGATTCCCACTGGCCGAGCCCTGGTTCCTCACTTTCAGCGAGGATCGGGAGTTGTCCTGGTCGGTGCTGGATCGCTGCGCGCTTTTAGTCGGTGAGCACCGGCTGGGCCGGGTGGTGGCCGTCGTCGGCGACTACTGGGAGGCGGACCGGCCCGGTGGTCCGGCCGGTGCCGTCCGAGCCAGCCCGAGTGCGGCCGAAGCCGCGCTGCTCGGGCTGCCGGCCCGGGCCTCCCGAGCCGAGCTGGCCGCGTTGGTGGCCGGCCCGGACGATGACGACCTCGACCACCTGGCCGAGCGTTTCGCCACCCTCGCCGAGTTCCTCGACCAGCGTGGCGGACGGGCGCGGCGGGCCATTCTCGATCGGCTGTTGCGTGCTGCGGGGCCGCTCTCGGATGAGGACGCCGTGATGGCGGCCATCCTGGTCAGCGAGCCGGCCCGGCAGCTGAGCGTCCTGCGCAGGCTGAGTCGGCAGAATGCCGAGCAGCAGGTCGAGCTGTGGGTCTCAGTGATCGGCCGCGCGCTGACCCCGTATCGGCCTGGCCCGCTGGGCCTGCTCGGGATGGCCGCCTGGCTGACCGGCAATGGCGCGCTGATGACGATCTGCCTGGAACAGCTGGAGATGGTCGATCCGCTGGGCCCGCTGGCCACCCTGCTGGACTGGCTGAACCTCAGGGTGCTGCCGCCCGACCTCTGGCCGAGCCATCGACGGGCCTTGCTCAGTGCGGTCGCCGACCACCTCACGGTGGTGGGGGCGGCGGCCACTCCCGGCGGCTGAGCCGGCCGACCGTGGGGGTGGTCACCAGAGATCGGTGCGAAGCCGGTCCGGCGACCAATCGGATACCATGGGGCACTGTGCACAGCGCATCCCTGCTTCTTCTTTAGCCGCGACTGCTTAGGCAGACGCGGCGGCCCCTGGCGAGCCTGACGGCCCGCAGGGGTTTTTTCATGTTTCGCCACCAGCGAGGAGAGTTCAGAAAGTGACCACCGAATCGGTCCGGGTCGGCTACGACGCCGCCGCCGCTCAGGAGAAATGGCAGCGGTTCTGGGAAGCCGACGGCACGTTCACCCCACTCGACGACGGCTCGCGTGAGCGGCGCTACATGCTCGACATGTTCCCCTACCC
The nucleotide sequence above comes from Propionicimonas paludicola. Encoded proteins:
- the nadA gene encoding quinolinate synthase NadA, with translation MTSIAADLYPRVSHVVPLAEWTTMGDDVEAILRLKAERNAVILAHNYMRPEIFHGVADIVGDSLALARKAVDVDADVIVLAGVHFMAETAKLLNPSKTVLIPDLRSGCSLAESITPADVRALRAAHPGVPVVTYVNTSAAVKAESDICCTSGNAVKVIESLGVPKVIMIPDRFLAANVARQTGVEVITHPGACEVHERFTPLDIAQIRTDYPGVTVLAHPECPPEVVDAADYAGSTAQMVDYVDAKAPTQVALITECSMSDNVAQLYPEVDFVRPCNLCPHMKRNTLGSIRHALETMTNEVTVPADVAEAARRSVERMLAIGAAK
- a CDS encoding NUDIX hydrolase; its protein translation is MSGYPVSAELLAVVVAMRNGSPTVLTLGDPPRLPAGPLLPSHRSLQAATRAWVEELTGLSLGFLEQLYTFADLDRDERGGRPISVSYLGLTTAGQPGIGGWTSWYQLFGWEDRRGMPSTHVDPMVPTLLAWADEEPELRRQRHQRISIGFGLDPHPWRPELILNRYELLYEAGLVPESPIADPTRLAPGDRMAGDHRRVLATGMARLRAKIGYRPVVFELMRQDFTLRQLQECVEALSGHEIHTQNFRRMIEQQALVEETGGQLAETGGRPARLYRFRRQVLAERQVAGTKLPISRGR
- a CDS encoding DUF2207 domain-containing protein; protein product: MNRVWRSLLVLLLSFGWLAAVPTAAHADDSDDRVTDYKVVATFDASGTAAVQLDLSVDFGDTEGHGPYLVFPLRQEIAGDLDHWRMIDVQVGQVTSPSGADATLESEESDGNLVIRVGSEGRTFTGIQTYQVNYTVKGLIAARQATSGVDEVNWNALGDGWKIPVDRAEVTVVGPVDVTRTGCFSGSLYDTPCQSAHNGTAATFSAENLGDGSGMQVVAGFPAGTFTDVAPRYTKRYTVQNMFPANPYTISVTALLSVLGLGLLIKRTRRRDEVFVGLTPGVVPAPGQQATVGAADGDAPVAVAFTPPKEVRPGEAGTLLDNVADDRDVTATIVDLAVRNQIQITQTAPEEWTFIRRFNAEDQLADYEEELLERLFAGSNRVTTEDLRNESYAGMLTEVRGNLYRRVVDLQWYQANPSHVRAAAIGGGIALIVVGAGLGFLAGFLGWGLIGLAGVIVGVGVLARSNHFGRRTATGSAVLAQTKGFELYLTTAEADQIKFEEGIDVFSRYLPYAIVFGVAERWTKIFQELADQGRYTFNPYWYAGYGFAPRLDQLGSSLNSLGSTMSSSLQAATAATSGGSGFSGGGGFGGGGGGTW
- a CDS encoding DUF4192 domain-containing protein gives rise to the protein MSIPQQQPRLSVRNLDDLVGVVPYLIGFHPQESLVVMILNGGRVELTARVDLAPISEPSALAEFWSRLDLRFPLAEPWFLTFSEDRELSWSVLDRCALLVGEHRLGRVVAVVGDYWEADRPGGPAGAVRASPSAAEAALLGLPARASRAELAALVAGPDDDDLDHLAERFATLAEFLDQRGGRARRAILDRLLRAAGPLSDEDAVMAAILVSEPARQLSVLRRLSRQNAEQQVELWVSVIGRALTPYRPGPLGLLGMAAWLTGNGALMTICLEQLEMVDPLGPLATLLDWLNLRVLPPDLWPSHRRALLSAVADHLTVVGAAATPGG